Proteins from one Bacteroides mediterraneensis genomic window:
- a CDS encoding ATP-binding cassette domain-containing protein has protein sequence MDTIELQQTLPEVFAGRDGIVSDVWHRQVVFQKGKMYLIEAASGTGKSSLCSFIYGYRTDYQGIITFDGVNVRKLTVKQWTDIRRRSLSMLFQELRLFGELTAWENVQLKNGLTGFCRKQQVKDWFEQLGIADKWDVKVGKMSYGQQQRVAFVRGLCQPADFFFLDEPVSHLDDGNGQIMARILKEEAARQGAGVIVTSIGKHLPLEYDRVLSL, from the coding sequence ATGGACACTATAGAATTACAGCAAACCCTGCCGGAGGTATTTGCCGGACGCGACGGAATCGTGTCGGACGTGTGGCACCGGCAGGTGGTTTTCCAAAAGGGAAAGATGTACTTGATTGAAGCGGCGTCGGGCACAGGTAAGTCGTCGCTTTGCAGTTTTATTTATGGGTATCGCACGGACTATCAGGGGATTATCACTTTTGATGGGGTGAACGTGCGGAAGCTCACGGTGAAGCAGTGGACCGATATCCGCAGGCGCTCGCTGAGCATGTTGTTTCAGGAGCTGCGGCTGTTCGGGGAGCTGACGGCGTGGGAGAATGTGCAGCTCAAGAACGGGCTGACGGGCTTCTGCCGCAAACAGCAGGTGAAGGACTGGTTCGAACAGCTGGGCATCGCCGACAAATGGGATGTGAAGGTGGGCAAGATGTCGTACGGACAGCAGCAGCGTGTGGCCTTCGTGAGGGGTCTGTGCCAGCCGGCCGATTTCTTCTTCCTCGACGAGCCGGTGAGTCACCTGGACGACGGCAACGGGCAAATCATGGCCCGTATACTGAAGGAAGAGGCGGCGCGCCAGGGGGCCGGCGTGATTGTGACATCCATCGGCAAGCACCTGCCGCTGGAGTATGACAGGGTGCTGAGTTTGTAA
- a CDS encoding ABC transporter permease, producing the protein MIWKLLRQHISVAQLAGFFLANLCGMVIVLLSIQFYKDVLPVFTQGDSFMKKDYVIVSKKVSTLGSLVSKGGTFSKGDIADMEAQPFAKRTGAFTPAQFKVSAGMGMAGMQLSTAMFFESVPDEFVDVRLERWTYRVGQDEIPIIIPRNYLNLYNFGFAQSRNLPQLSEGVMGMMTLDIRLSGQGRTERMKGRIVGFSNRLNTILVPQAFMDWANTAFGDGRDNAPSRLIVEVDNPADDRIAKYFKDKGYDTEGDKLDAGKTTWFLKMVTGIVLTVGLIISVLSFYLLMLSIYLLLQKNTKKLENLLLIGFSPAAVARPYQVLTVALNAAVAVIGVLIVCVARGGYLDMLGRMVPDLEEGSLWPALLTAGVLFLVVSVLNVLAVRRKVDSIRVKK; encoded by the coding sequence ATGATCTGGAAATTATTGAGACAGCACATCAGCGTGGCGCAGCTGGCGGGGTTCTTCCTGGCCAACCTGTGTGGCATGGTCATCGTGCTGCTGAGCATACAGTTTTACAAGGACGTGTTGCCGGTGTTCACACAGGGCGACAGTTTCATGAAGAAGGACTACGTGATTGTGAGCAAGAAGGTGAGCACGCTGGGCAGCCTGGTGAGCAAGGGCGGCACGTTCTCGAAAGGGGACATCGCCGACATGGAGGCACAGCCGTTTGCCAAGCGTACGGGAGCCTTTACACCGGCGCAGTTTAAGGTGTCGGCGGGCATGGGCATGGCGGGCATGCAGCTCTCCACGGCCATGTTTTTCGAGTCGGTGCCCGATGAGTTCGTGGACGTGCGGCTGGAGAGGTGGACGTATCGCGTGGGGCAGGACGAGATTCCGATTATCATCCCGCGCAACTACCTGAACCTGTACAACTTCGGTTTCGCGCAGAGCCGCAACCTGCCGCAGCTGTCGGAGGGGGTGATGGGCATGATGACGCTCGACATCCGCCTGAGCGGGCAGGGACGTACGGAACGCATGAAGGGGCGCATCGTGGGCTTCTCGAACCGGCTGAACACGATTCTGGTGCCGCAGGCGTTCATGGACTGGGCCAACACGGCCTTCGGCGACGGGAGGGACAACGCGCCTTCACGTCTGATTGTGGAGGTGGACAACCCGGCAGACGACCGCATCGCGAAGTATTTCAAGGACAAGGGGTATGACACGGAAGGCGACAAGCTGGATGCGGGCAAGACCACGTGGTTCCTGAAGATGGTGACGGGCATCGTACTGACGGTGGGCCTGATTATCAGTGTGCTGTCGTTCTACCTGCTGATGCTGAGCATCTATCTGTTGTTGCAGAAGAACACGAAGAAACTGGAGAACCTGCTGCTCATCGGGTTCAGTCCGGCGGCAGTGGCGCGTCCGTATCAGGTGCTCACGGTGGCACTGAACGCGGCAGTGGCGGTAATCGGTGTGCTGATAGTATGTGTGGCCCGCGGCGGGTATCTGGACATGCTGGGCCGGATGGTGCCCGACCTGGAAGAGGGCAGTCTGTGGCCGGCCTTGCTGACGGCGGGCGTGCTTTTCCTGGTGGTGTCGGTGCTGAACGTGCTGGCCGTGCGGCGGAAGGTGGATTCCATCCGGGTGAAGAAGTGA
- a CDS encoding DUF3696 domain-containing protein, producing the protein MISSLTIDNFKCFSSSTDFDLSALNLFTGYNGRGKSSVFQVLLLLSQSLQKNGNIEKLEVNGDFVRLDLFEDLVNRNRLGDNIYFKLKTTEAEYSLVELGYKEMSDRVGKIVELKINGQNYFQQATSLSDNTNVKQENHLYIYPKDFQSLFMDYNYISADRLGPTRYEEKEEINASNPVGCNGEHRLNMLIKKSNLLDEVSRWVSYIMDGGTLEITGGENKQSAVLNLLFQIGKDKGLKSINCGFGYSYILPIVIMALTIDRGCLFIENPEAHLHPRAQSRLMELICQITRNKHVQIFIETHSEHIINSVRLCSLKKDSPITHKDVSLYFFDKDYTVFPLVMDEQGQISEWPSGFFDQQEIDLSNILKLGLFK; encoded by the coding sequence ATGATTTCTTCGTTAACAATTGACAATTTCAAATGTTTTTCTTCTTCTACAGATTTCGATTTAAGTGCTTTGAATCTATTTACTGGGTATAATGGAAGAGGAAAATCTTCTGTTTTTCAGGTGCTTTTATTGTTGTCACAAAGTCTTCAAAAGAATGGAAATATAGAAAAACTGGAAGTTAATGGTGATTTTGTACGACTTGATTTGTTTGAAGATTTGGTAAATAGGAACCGTTTAGGTGATAATATTTATTTTAAATTAAAGACAACAGAAGCCGAATACTCTTTAGTAGAATTAGGATACAAAGAGATGTCAGATCGAGTTGGTAAGATTGTAGAACTAAAAATAAACGGTCAGAATTATTTTCAACAAGCCACATCCCTTTCAGATAATACGAATGTAAAACAGGAAAATCATTTATATATTTATCCAAAAGATTTCCAAAGTCTATTTATGGATTACAATTATATTTCTGCCGATCGATTGGGCCCGACTCGTTATGAAGAAAAAGAAGAAATAAATGCTTCTAACCCAGTTGGATGTAATGGTGAACATCGGCTGAATATGCTGATTAAAAAAAGTAATTTGCTGGATGAGGTGAGCCGATGGGTTAGTTATATAATGGATGGAGGAACCTTAGAAATAACAGGAGGAGAAAATAAGCAAAGTGCTGTATTGAATTTGTTATTTCAGATTGGAAAAGATAAAGGCCTTAAATCAATAAATTGCGGCTTTGGATACAGTTATATTTTGCCTATTGTAATTATGGCATTGACTATTGACCGGGGTTGTCTGTTTATCGAGAATCCTGAGGCTCATTTACACCCTAGGGCACAGTCGCGTTTAATGGAATTAATTTGTCAAATAACAAGAAATAAACATGTACAAATCTTTATTGAAACACATAGTGAACATATTATAAATAGTGTACGATTGTGTTCTTTAAAGAAAGATTCTCCTATAACTCATAAAGATGTGAGTCTTTATTTTTTTGATAAAGATTATACTGTATTTCCGTTAGTGATGGATGAACAAGGTCAAATCTCTGAGTGGCCAAGTGGCTTTTTTGATCAACAGGAAATTGATTTAAGTAATATTCTAAAACTGGGTTTATTCAAATGA
- the atpD gene encoding F0F1 ATP synthase subunit beta: MSKIVGHISQVIGPVVDVYFKFEEGQDVEHALPKIHDAMTIARSDGRTLVIEVQQHIGEDTVRCVAMDSTDGLKRGMEVVPTGHPITMPIGNQIKGRVMNVVGDTIDGMKSLDKKDGFPIHREPPKFEDLATTQEVLFTGIKVIDLLEPYLKGGKIGLFGGAGVGKTVLIKELINNIAKKHNGFSVFAGVGERTREGNDLLREMIESGVIRYGDDFLKSMEEGNWDLSKVDYNEVEKSQVAMVFGQMNEPPGARQSVALSGLTLAESFRDRQTGENGPRDILFFIDNIFRFTQAGSEVSALLGRMPSAVGYQPTLATEMGQMQERITSTKNGSITSVQAVYVPADDLTDPAPATTFTHLDATTVLSRKITELGIYPAVDPLDSTSRILDPLIVGKEHYETAQRVKQILQRNKELQDIISILGMDELSDEDRLTVNRARRVQRFLSQPFAVAEQFTGVPGVMVSIEDTIKGFKMILDGEVDYLPEQAFLNVGTIEDAIEKGKKLLEAAKS, encoded by the coding sequence ATGTCAAAAATCGTTGGACACATTTCGCAGGTAATCGGTCCGGTGGTCGATGTGTACTTCAAGTTCGAAGAAGGACAAGACGTGGAACACGCCTTGCCGAAAATCCACGATGCCATGACGATCGCCCGTAGCGACGGTCGTACGCTGGTGATTGAAGTACAGCAGCACATCGGTGAAGACACGGTACGTTGCGTGGCCATGGACAGCACGGACGGATTGAAGCGCGGAATGGAAGTCGTTCCTACGGGTCATCCGATCACGATGCCTATCGGTAACCAGATCAAGGGCCGTGTGATGAACGTGGTGGGTGACACCATTGACGGAATGAAGAGTCTGGACAAGAAAGACGGATTCCCCATTCACCGTGAACCTCCGAAATTCGAAGACCTGGCTACCACCCAGGAAGTATTGTTTACCGGTATCAAGGTGATTGATTTGCTGGAACCTTATCTGAAAGGTGGTAAAATCGGTCTGTTTGGTGGGGCGGGCGTCGGAAAAACCGTGCTCATCAAAGAGTTAATCAACAACATTGCCAAGAAACACAATGGTTTCTCCGTGTTTGCAGGGGTGGGTGAGCGTACCCGTGAAGGTAACGACCTGCTGAGAGAAATGATTGAATCTGGCGTAATCCGCTACGGTGACGACTTCCTTAAGAGTATGGAAGAAGGCAACTGGGACCTTTCGAAGGTGGATTACAACGAAGTGGAAAAATCGCAGGTGGCCATGGTGTTCGGTCAGATGAACGAACCTCCCGGTGCCCGTCAGTCAGTGGCACTTTCCGGTCTGACGCTGGCAGAGTCTTTCCGTGACCGTCAGACAGGCGAAAACGGTCCGCGCGATATCCTGTTCTTTATCGACAACATCTTCCGTTTCACGCAGGCCGGTTCCGAGGTTTCCGCCTTGCTGGGACGTATGCCGTCTGCAGTAGGTTACCAGCCGACACTGGCTACGGAAATGGGTCAGATGCAGGAACGAATCACTTCTACGAAGAACGGGTCTATCACTTCCGTTCAGGCGGTGTATGTGCCTGCCGATGACTTGACCGACCCTGCTCCGGCCACAACCTTTACGCACCTTGACGCCACTACGGTGTTGAGCCGTAAGATTACCGAGCTGGGTATCTATCCGGCTGTGGACCCGCTGGACTCTACGTCGCGTATCCTCGACCCGCTGATTGTGGGCAAGGAACACTACGAGACCGCTCAGCGCGTGAAACAGATTCTGCAGCGTAACAAGGAACTTCAGGATATCATCTCCATCCTGGGTATGGATGAACTTTCGGACGAAGACCGCCTGACAGTGAACCGTGCCCGCCGTGTACAGCGATTCCTGTCGCAGCCGTTTGCCGTGGCTGAACAGTTTACCGGTGTGCCGGGCGTGATGGTTTCCATCGAAGACACCATCAAGGGCTTCAAGATGATTCTGGACGGCGAGGTGGACTATCTGCCGGAACAGGCCTTCCTGAACGTGGGTACCATTGAGGATGCCATCGAGAAGGGTAAGAAGTTGCTGGAAGCTGCAAAGAGTTAA
- a CDS encoding F0F1 ATP synthase subunit epsilon, which yields MKELHLVIVSPERLVYEGKVSLVTFPGGGGKFQVMADHAPLISTLAAGEVKYVAGKETHSLQIKGGFVEVKNNQISVCAEL from the coding sequence ATGAAAGAACTTCATCTGGTTATCGTTTCACCCGAACGCCTGGTTTACGAAGGAAAAGTAAGCCTGGTGACCTTTCCGGGAGGCGGTGGAAAGTTTCAGGTCATGGCCGACCATGCCCCGCTGATTTCCACGCTCGCGGCAGGGGAAGTGAAATACGTGGCCGGAAAGGAAACGCACTCGCTGCAAATCAAAGGCGGGTTCGTGGAAGTCAAAAACAATCAGATTTCAGTCTGTGCCGAACTCTGA
- the atpB gene encoding F0F1 ATP synthase subunit A, with product MKKIRYIVITLLLLMVVPAATVKAQAAEGDVDVNELVFGHIGDAYEWHIATFGDTEVRIPLPVIVKSSTGWHVFSSARLEEGPYEGLYVAKGGSYDGKIVERNAAGEEVRPLDISITKNVLGLFINSAVLLVIMLSCVRWYKKHPLEDGAPKGGVGMIEATVMSIYNDVIKGCVGENYRRYAPYLLTAFFFVLANNLMGLIPIFPGGANVTGNIAITMVLALCTFVLTNVYGTKAYWKEIFWPDVPTWLKAPVPMMPLIEFFGIFTKPFALMIRLFANIMAGHAAVLSLIAIIFITVKSGPVINGSMTVVAVAFGIFMDALELLVAFIQAYVFTMLSAVFIGLSQVKEHAKK from the coding sequence ATGAAAAAAATACGGTACATAGTGATTACGCTGTTACTGCTGATGGTGGTTCCGGCCGCTACGGTGAAGGCGCAGGCCGCTGAGGGCGACGTGGACGTGAATGAACTGGTGTTCGGACACATCGGCGATGCCTACGAGTGGCACATCGCGACCTTCGGCGATACGGAGGTGCGCATCCCGCTGCCCGTCATCGTGAAAAGCAGTACAGGCTGGCACGTGTTCTCGTCTGCCCGGCTGGAGGAAGGCCCTTACGAGGGGCTCTACGTGGCCAAGGGCGGCAGCTACGACGGCAAAATCGTGGAACGGAACGCGGCCGGCGAGGAGGTGCGCCCGCTGGACATCTCCATTACGAAAAATGTGCTGGGCTTGTTTATCAACAGTGCGGTGCTGCTGGTGATTATGCTGAGCTGCGTGCGCTGGTACAAGAAACATCCGCTGGAAGACGGGGCGCCCAAAGGGGGTGTCGGCATGATTGAAGCCACGGTGATGTCGATTTACAACGACGTGATAAAGGGCTGTGTGGGCGAGAACTACCGCCGCTACGCACCTTATCTGCTCACCGCTTTCTTCTTCGTGCTGGCCAACAACCTGATGGGGCTGATTCCGATTTTCCCCGGTGGAGCCAACGTGACGGGTAACATCGCCATTACGATGGTGCTGGCCTTGTGTACGTTCGTGCTGACCAACGTGTACGGTACGAAGGCTTACTGGAAGGAAATCTTCTGGCCCGATGTGCCCACGTGGCTGAAGGCGCCGGTACCTATGATGCCGTTGATTGAATTCTTCGGTATCTTTACCAAGCCGTTCGCACTGATGATCCGTTTGTTTGCCAACATCATGGCGGGACATGCGGCAGTGCTGAGTCTGATTGCCATTATCTTCATCACGGTGAAATCGGGACCGGTAATCAACGGTTCGATGACGGTGGTGGCTGTGGCATTCGGCATCTTCATGGATGCGCTGGAACTTCTGGTGGCATTCATCCAGGCATACGTGTTCACAATGCTGTCGGCTGTGTTTATCGGCTTGTCGCAGGTGAAAGAGCATGCCAAGAAATAA
- the atpE gene encoding ATP synthase F0 subunit C has product MLLSVLLQAAAGVGISKLGAAIGAGIAVLGAGIGIGKIGGSAMEAMARQPEASGDLRMNMIIAAALVEGVALIAIVVCLLTLFL; this is encoded by the coding sequence ATGTTATTGTCAGTTTTATTGCAGGCAGCTGCAGGTGTAGGTATTAGTAAATTGGGCGCCGCTATCGGTGCAGGTATTGCAGTTTTGGGTGCCGGTATCGGTATCGGTAAGATTGGTGGCTCGGCAATGGAGGCAATGGCCCGTCAGCCGGAAGCTTCAGGCGACTTGCGTATGAACATGATCATCGCTGCCGCCCTGGTAGAAGGTGTGGCCCTGATCGCTATCGTGGTTTGTTTGTTGACATTGTTCTTGTAA
- the atpF gene encoding F0F1 ATP synthase subunit B — protein sequence MGLLTPDPGLLFWMIITFGVVFFILAKYGFPVIIKTVEDRKAYIDNSLKAAREANEQLANVKVEGEKILTQAHEEQSRILSEAAATRDRIIKDAQDKAFAEGNRLMEEMKKQIETEKESAIRDIRRQVAVLSVGIAEKIMRSKLADEKEQAALIDRLLDEMIESSKK from the coding sequence ATGGGATTATTAACTCCGGACCCGGGGCTGCTGTTCTGGATGATTATCACCTTCGGAGTCGTGTTCTTCATTTTGGCGAAATACGGCTTTCCGGTAATCATCAAGACGGTGGAGGACCGGAAAGCATACATTGACAACTCGCTCAAGGCAGCTCGCGAAGCCAACGAACAGCTGGCGAACGTGAAGGTGGAAGGAGAGAAAATCCTGACACAGGCTCACGAGGAGCAGAGCCGCATATTGAGTGAGGCAGCGGCTACACGCGACCGTATCATCAAGGACGCTCAGGACAAGGCCTTCGCCGAAGGCAACCGCCTGATGGAGGAGATGAAGAAGCAGATTGAAACGGAAAAGGAAAGTGCCATCCGTGACATCCGCCGCCAGGTAGCTGTGCTGTCGGTGGGCATTGCGGAAAAAATCATGCGCAGCAAACTGGCCGACGAGAAGGAACAGGCCGCGCTGATTGACCGTCTGCTGGATGAAATGATTGAATCTTCTAAAAAATAA
- a CDS encoding F0F1 ATP synthase subunit delta: protein MNTGVVSRRFAKALLAYAKEEGQEDKVYEEVRTLAAHFVEVPGLRHAIENPVLEKSKKVELLCEASGGKTVSKVLARFFNLVLEERREKFLQFMTWSYIDLYQEDKNILIGKLTTAASSPKLVEHLQKLAAERTHGKVILEEKVDKNLIGGYVIELAGYRLDASVANQLKRVKQQFIAKNRRIV, encoded by the coding sequence ATGAATACAGGAGTCGTTTCGAGGCGTTTCGCGAAGGCGCTGCTGGCGTATGCGAAGGAAGAGGGACAGGAAGACAAGGTGTATGAGGAGGTGAGAACACTGGCCGCACACTTTGTGGAGGTGCCCGGCCTGCGCCACGCCATTGAGAATCCTGTGCTGGAGAAAAGCAAGAAAGTGGAGCTGCTCTGCGAGGCGTCGGGTGGAAAGACGGTGAGCAAGGTGCTGGCTCGCTTTTTCAATCTGGTGCTGGAGGAGAGACGGGAAAAGTTCTTGCAGTTCATGACGTGGTCGTACATCGACCTTTATCAGGAGGACAAAAACATTCTCATCGGTAAGCTGACGACCGCTGCAAGCTCGCCTAAACTGGTGGAACACTTGCAGAAACTGGCTGCGGAACGTACGCACGGAAAGGTGATTCTCGAAGAAAAGGTGGACAAGAACCTGATTGGAGGGTATGTCATCGAACTGGCGGGCTATCGGCTGGATGCCAGTGTGGCCAACCAGCTGAAGCGCGTGAAACAGCAGTTTATCGCGAAGAACAGAAGAATAGTGTAA
- the atpA gene encoding F0F1 ATP synthase subunit alpha: protein MPENTIKPSEVSEVLLQQLKGIDNSLKFDEVGTVLQVSDGVARIYGLRNAEANELLQFENGIMGTVMNLEEDNVGAVLLGPTDQIKEGMIVKRTKHIASINVGESMLGRVIDPLGVPLDGRGEIGGELCEMPLERKAPGVIFRQPVTEPLQTGLKAIDAMIPIGRGQRELIIGDRQTGKTAIAIDTIINQRANFEAGNPVYCIYVAIGQKGSTVASIVNALREKGAMDYTIVVAATASDPAAMQYFAPFAGAAIGEYFRDTGRHALVVYDDLSKQAVAYREVSLILRRPSGREAYPGDIFYLHSRLLERAAKIISQQEVAEQMNDLPASLKGKVKAGGSLTALPIIETQAGDVSAYIPTNVISITDGQIFLETDLFNQGFRPAINVGISVSRVGGSAQIKSMKKVAGTLKIDQAQYRELEAFSKFSSDMDPVTAMAIDRGRKNNQLLIQPQYSPMPVGEQVAILYCGTHSLMRDIPIAKVRAFQDAFLTTLRANHQADVLDVLAAGKINDDVTAIIEKVAAETARQFKA, encoded by the coding sequence ATGCCAGAAAATACAATAAAACCCAGCGAAGTTTCAGAGGTGTTGCTCCAACAGTTGAAGGGGATTGACAACTCGCTGAAATTCGACGAAGTAGGTACCGTACTTCAGGTGAGCGATGGTGTGGCACGTATTTACGGTCTGCGTAATGCGGAAGCCAACGAGTTGCTGCAGTTTGAAAACGGTATCATGGGAACGGTGATGAATCTGGAGGAGGACAACGTGGGAGCCGTGCTCCTGGGTCCGACCGACCAGATCAAGGAGGGGATGATTGTAAAGCGTACCAAGCATATCGCTTCCATCAACGTGGGCGAATCCATGCTGGGACGTGTCATCGACCCTCTGGGCGTGCCTTTGGACGGACGCGGTGAGATTGGCGGCGAGCTCTGCGAAATGCCGCTGGAGCGCAAGGCGCCGGGTGTTATCTTCCGTCAGCCGGTAACCGAACCGTTGCAGACGGGTCTGAAGGCCATCGACGCGATGATTCCTATCGGCCGCGGACAGCGTGAGCTGATTATCGGCGACCGTCAGACGGGTAAGACCGCCATCGCCATCGATACCATCATCAACCAACGTGCGAACTTTGAAGCCGGAAATCCGGTGTACTGTATCTATGTGGCCATCGGTCAGAAAGGTTCTACCGTGGCCAGCATCGTGAACGCCCTGCGTGAAAAGGGCGCCATGGACTATACCATCGTGGTGGCTGCCACGGCTTCCGACCCGGCTGCCATGCAGTATTTCGCTCCGTTTGCGGGTGCCGCCATCGGTGAGTACTTCCGTGATACCGGCCGTCATGCCCTCGTGGTCTACGATGACCTGTCGAAACAGGCCGTGGCTTACCGTGAGGTGTCTTTGATTCTGCGTCGTCCGTCCGGACGTGAGGCTTATCCGGGTGATATCTTCTATCTGCACTCTCGTCTGTTGGAACGTGCGGCCAAGATTATCAGCCAGCAGGAAGTGGCCGAGCAGATGAACGACCTGCCTGCCAGCCTGAAAGGCAAGGTGAAGGCCGGCGGTTCACTGACTGCCCTCCCGATTATCGAGACGCAGGCCGGCGACGTGTCTGCCTACATCCCGACCAACGTGATTTCCATTACCGACGGTCAGATCTTCCTGGAAACCGACCTGTTCAACCAGGGTTTCCGTCCGGCCATCAACGTGGGTATCTCCGTTTCGCGTGTGGGTGGTAGCGCACAAATCAAGAGTATGAAGAAAGTGGCCGGTACGCTGAAAATCGACCAGGCTCAGTATCGTGAACTGGAAGCCTTCTCCAAGTTCAGCAGCGACATGGACCCTGTAACGGCCATGGCCATCGACCGCGGACGTAAGAACAACCAGCTGCTGATTCAGCCGCAGTACTCACCGATGCCGGTGGGCGAACAGGTGGCTATCCTGTACTGTGGTACGCACAGCCTGATGCGCGACATCCCTATCGCCAAGGTACGTGCGTTCCAGGATGCCTTCCTCACCACCCTGCGTGCGAACCACCAGGCCGACGTGCTCGACGTGCTGGCAGCCGGAAAGATTAACGACGACGTCACAGCCATTATCGAAAAAGTAGCGGCAGAAACTGCCAGACAATTTAAAGCATAA
- a CDS encoding F0F1 ATP synthase subunit gamma: protein MASLKEVKGRINSINGTLKITSAMKMVASSKLHKAQEAIENMLPYERRLHRMLEHFLSAGLTVESPFAVKREVKKVAVVVFASNSSLCGGFNVNVIRHLHEVVEEYARKVGRENIVIYPVGRKVADAVKKMDGVVSAGDYQHMSGKPNYKEAADLAADLMQRFAAGEIQQVELLYNHFKSTSSQVLTRETYLPLELNAAKTDDAEEAADEMQADYIIEPSPEQVMQELLPKVLRLKIYTVLLDSTASEHAARTMAMQIATDNANDLIQELTLIYNKSRQQAITNELLDIVGGTMA, encoded by the coding sequence ATGGCATCACTGAAAGAAGTTAAAGGAAGAATCAACTCAATCAACGGCACGCTGAAGATTACTTCGGCGATGAAGATGGTGGCCTCGTCGAAACTGCACAAGGCGCAGGAGGCCATTGAAAACATGCTTCCTTACGAGCGCCGGCTGCACCGCATGCTCGAACATTTCCTGAGTGCGGGGCTGACCGTGGAGTCGCCTTTTGCAGTGAAGCGTGAAGTGAAGAAAGTGGCCGTTGTCGTATTTGCATCCAACAGCAGCTTGTGCGGCGGATTCAACGTGAACGTAATCCGTCACCTGCACGAGGTGGTGGAGGAATATGCCCGGAAGGTGGGCCGCGAGAACATCGTGATTTACCCGGTGGGCCGCAAGGTGGCCGACGCGGTGAAGAAGATGGATGGCGTGGTATCGGCCGGGGATTACCAGCACATGAGCGGGAAACCGAACTACAAGGAGGCTGCCGACCTGGCCGCCGACCTGATGCAGCGGTTTGCCGCCGGTGAAATCCAGCAGGTGGAGCTGCTGTACAACCACTTCAAGTCGACCTCTTCGCAGGTACTGACCCGCGAGACGTATCTCCCGCTGGAACTGAATGCGGCGAAGACGGACGACGCGGAAGAGGCTGCCGACGAAATGCAGGCCGACTACATCATCGAACCCTCGCCGGAACAGGTGATGCAGGAACTCCTGCCGAAGGTGCTCCGCCTGAAGATTTACACCGTGCTGCTCGACTCTACGGCTTCGGAACATGCTGCCCGTACGATGGCCATGCAGATTGCCACGGATAATGCAAATGACTTGATACAGGAACTGACCTTGATTTACAACAAGAGCCGCCAGCAGGCCATCACGAATGAACTGCTGGATATCGTGGGCGGGACAATGGCCTGA